One Candidatus Kryptobacter tengchongensis DNA window includes the following coding sequences:
- a CDS encoding LSU ribosomal protein L2P produces the protein MPVKTFKPVTPGRRFYTVSDFSDITKTEPEKSLVVPLKKHAGRNNQGRITVRHRGGGHKRMYRIIDFKRDKIGIPAKVASIEYDPNRSARIALLHYVDGEKRYIIAPDGLKVGDMVMSGPDAEIKIGNALPLRNIPVGEFVHNIELRPGKGGQIARSAGTYAQVMAKEGNYALLRLPSGELRKIHLNCYATIGIVSNLDHENITIGKAGRARWLGRRPYVRGVAMNPVDHPHGGGEGKAPQGNPHPVSPWGWHTKGKKTRKKNKPSDKYIVARRKKK, from the coding sequence ATGCCTGTAAAGACATTTAAGCCTGTAACCCCGGGAAGAAGATTTTATACGGTTTCTGATTTTTCGGATATCACAAAGACAGAGCCTGAGAAATCTCTGGTTGTTCCATTAAAGAAGCACGCAGGCAGAAATAATCAAGGAAGAATTACTGTTAGGCATCGTGGCGGTGGTCATAAAAGAATGTATAGGATCATTGACTTCAAGCGTGATAAAATTGGAATTCCTGCAAAAGTTGCTTCAATAGAGTATGACCCCAATAGAAGTGCGAGGATAGCTCTTTTGCATTATGTTGACGGTGAAAAAAGATATATTATCGCTCCAGATGGGTTGAAGGTTGGAGATATGGTTATGTCGGGTCCGGATGCAGAAATTAAAATTGGGAATGCATTGCCGTTGAGAAATATACCTGTTGGAGAGTTTGTGCATAATATTGAGCTTCGTCCTGGGAAAGGTGGGCAAATTGCAAGGAGTGCTGGGACTTATGCACAGGTTATGGCTAAAGAAGGTAATTATGCTCTTTTGCGTCTCCCATCTGGTGAGTTGAGAAAAATTCATTTAAATTGCTATGCTACTATTGGGATTGTGAGCAATCTTGATCATGAAAACATCACAATTGGCAAGGCTGGGAGAGCGCGCTGGCTTGGGAGAAGACCTTATGTTCGTGGTGTTGCTATGAATCCTGTTGATCATCCGCATGGTGGAGGCGAAGGTAAAGCACCGCAAGGTAATCCGCATCCAGTTTCACCTTGGGGCTGGCATACGAAAGGAAAGAAAACAAGAAAGAAGAATAAACCATCTGATAAATACATTGTTGCGAGGAGAAAGAAAAAATAA
- a CDS encoding LSU ribosomal protein L16P, which yields MLMPSRTKYRKQQRGRLKGKSYRASTLAFGDYGLKALEPAWITNKQIEAARVAISRTLKRGGKIWIRIFPDKPYTKKPAETRMGKGKGNVEGWVAVVKPGRIMFEVGGVSREVAEEALKLAADKLPIKTKFVTRIEAGG from the coding sequence ATGTTAATGCCAAGCAGGACGAAATACAGAAAACAGCAGCGTGGTCGTTTGAAAGGGAAATCATATCGTGCTTCAACGCTTGCTTTTGGAGATTATGGCTTGAAAGCGCTTGAGCCAGCCTGGATAACAAATAAACAAATTGAAGCAGCACGTGTTGCAATTTCAAGGACTTTGAAAAGAGGGGGGAAAATCTGGATAAGGATTTTCCCTGATAAACCATATACTAAAAAACCAGCTGAGACTCGTATGGGTAAAGGTAAAGGTAATGTTGAGGGATGGGTTGCTGTTGTGAAACCTGGTAGAATTATGTTTGAGGTTGGAGGCGTCAGTCGTGAAGTTGCAGAAGAAGCACTTAAACTTGCGGCGGATAAATTGCCAATAAAGACAAAATTTGTCACAAGAATTGAGGCAGGCGGTTAA
- a CDS encoding SSU ribosomal protein S17P, which produces MSEEKIQEKENVQQSQNEVQGLQPEKPKRGQRKVRIGRVVSNKMNKTIVVAIERKIMHPIYKKVYTRTTKVMAHDENNECNIGDIVKIMETRPLSKHKRWRLVEIIERAK; this is translated from the coding sequence ATGAGCGAGGAAAAAATCCAGGAAAAAGAAAATGTTCAGCAGAGCCAAAATGAAGTTCAAGGGCTTCAACCTGAAAAACCAAAACGTGGTCAAAGGAAGGTTAGAATTGGAAGAGTTGTGAGCAATAAGATGAACAAAACGATTGTCGTTGCAATTGAAAGGAAGATTATGCACCCGATTTACAAGAAAGTTTATACAAGAACTACGAAGGTTATGGCTCATGATGAAAATAATGAGTGTAATATTGGTGATATTGTAAAAATTATGGAAACAAGACCCTTAAGCAAACATAAAAGATGGCGTCTTG
- a CDS encoding LSU ribosomal protein L29P, translating into MKASEIRQLSDDEIRQRIKELEEELFNLRFQKALGQLEKPHRFKMIRKDIARMKTILRERELQREKTKEGKVA; encoded by the coding sequence ATGAAGGCAAGCGAAATAAGACAACTTTCTGATGATGAGATAAGACAAAGAATCAAAGAGCTTGAAGAAGAGCTGTTCAATTTGAGATTTCAAAAAGCTCTTGGTCAGCTTGAAAAGCCACATAGATTTAAAATGATTCGCAAAGATATAGCAAGGATGAAAACAATTTTAAGAGAAAGGGAACTTCAAAGAGAGAAAACAAAGGAAGGTAAAGTTGCCTGA
- a CDS encoding SSU ribosomal protein S3P: MGQKTHPIGFRLGIIRDWDAHWYEDKNFAEKLQEDLMIRNYIRNRLKRSGVSRIIIDRKTKQVEIKIHTSRPGIVIGKGGKDIESLQEELKRLTGKEVRIEVVEIKRPELDAYLIAESIAAQIENRVSYRRAMKAAVTSAMRMGAQGIKVMCSGRLAGAEIARSEWYLEGRVPLHTIRAEIDFAIAEALTIYGKIGVKVWVFKGEVLGRKPQLR; encoded by the coding sequence TTGGGACAGAAAACACATCCAATAGGCTTCAGGCTTGGAATAATAAGGGATTGGGATGCGCATTGGTATGAAGATAAAAATTTTGCTGAAAAGCTCCAGGAAGATTTGATGATTCGTAATTACATTCGTAATAGGCTTAAAAGGAGCGGTGTTTCAAGAATAATAATTGACAGAAAAACAAAACAAGTTGAGATTAAGATTCATACTTCTCGCCCAGGGATAGTCATTGGAAAGGGTGGCAAGGATATTGAATCTTTGCAGGAGGAATTAAAAAGGTTAACGGGTAAAGAGGTTAGAATTGAAGTGGTTGAGATCAAGCGTCCTGAGCTTGATGCTTATCTTATAGCTGAGTCAATAGCTGCACAGATTGAAAATAGGGTTTCTTATAGAAGGGCGATGAAGGCAGCTGTTACATCCGCAATGAGGATGGGAGCGCAGGGGATTAAAGTAATGTGTTCGGGTAGATTAGCTGGTGCTGAGATAGCAAGAAGCGAGTGGTATCTTGAGGGCAGAGTTCCATTACATACTATAAGAGCAGAGATTGATTTTGCAATCGCAGAAGCGTTGACCATTTATGGTAAGATTGGAGTTAAAGTTTGGGTTTTCAAGGGTGAAGTTTTAGGAAGAAAACCACAACTTCGTTAA
- a CDS encoding LSU ribosomal protein L22P gives MEAKAVARYIPSSPRKMRVVIDLIRGKSVDEALNILHYTPKRAAKIAEKVLRSAVANFMNKETERKVDISDLYVKEVYVDPGPMLKRVLPAPFGRAYIIRRRSNHLTIVVAEKSEGKNKSKTK, from the coding sequence ATGGAAGCAAAAGCAGTCGCAAGATATATACCATCTTCGCCGAGGAAGATGAGGGTTGTGATTGATTTGATAAGAGGTAAATCAGTGGATGAAGCACTTAACATTTTACATTATACCCCAAAACGTGCAGCAAAAATTGCCGAAAAAGTTTTAAGATCAGCTGTTGCAAATTTCATGAATAAAGAAACAGAACGAAAGGTTGATATATCAGATCTTTATGTGAAGGAAGTTTATGTGGACCCTGGACCAATGTTGAAACGTGTTTTACCCGCTCCATTTGGTAGAGCATATATTATAAGAAGAAGGAGCAATCACTTGACGATCGTTGTAGCAGAAAAATCAGAAGGAAAAAATAAATCAAAAACAAAGTAG
- a CDS encoding SSU ribosomal protein S19P yields MARSLKKGPYVDQKLLKKVQELMKTGQKRVIKTWARDCTIIPDFVGFTFAVHNGKQFIPVYITENMVGHKLGEFAPTRTFRGHPGTKAEKASKMKK; encoded by the coding sequence ATGGCTCGTTCGCTTAAGAAAGGTCCATATGTAGACCAGAAATTGCTAAAGAAAGTTCAAGAGTTAATGAAGACTGGACAGAAGAGAGTGATAAAAACTTGGGCACGTGATTGTACGATAATTCCCGATTTTGTTGGGTTTACATTTGCGGTTCATAATGGAAAACAATTTATTCCAGTTTATATAACTGAAAACATGGTTGGGCATAAGCTTGGTGAATTTGCACCTACGAGGACATTTAGAGGTCACCCTGGCACGAAGGCGGAAAAAGCAAGTAAAATGAAAAAGTAA